In Toxotes jaculatrix isolate fToxJac2 chromosome 11, fToxJac2.pri, whole genome shotgun sequence, a single genomic region encodes these proteins:
- the ccnj gene encoding cyclin-J codes for MELEDQWWRGQLAADIYQALRYKELKLPSYKGQSPQLNLRRYFADLIAIVSNRFRLCPAARHLAVYLLDLFMDRYDVTVQQLHMVSLSCLLLASKFEEREDRVPKLETLNSLGCMSSMNLVLTKQGLLHMELLLLETFQWNLYLPTAAHFIEYYLSIAVHEGDLHDGWPMTCLEKTKLYMAKYADYFLEVSLQDHVFLCFAPSLVAAACVAASRLILHLSPTWPPRLQRLTGYTWENLIPCAEKLLIAHDSDVKEANKQKCQQPSQQQQQQQQQQMVYHSSGQTATVAQYLHRPSVQYPQQANHRPASYLSHSTTNLQAPNGPQHGNTQAIAASLDPKSNITNRAYQVSMHYSCPAPCFDR; via the exons ATGGAGCTGGAGGACCAATGGTGGAGAGGACAACTGGCTGCAGATATATACCAGGCGCTACGGTACAAA GAGCTCAAGTTGCCATCCTACAAAGGCCAGTCCCCTCAGCTGAACTTGAGACGATACTTTGCAGACCTCATAGCCATCGTCAGTAACCGCTTCAGGCTGTGTCCTGCAGCCAGACACCTGGCCGTCTACTTGCTGGACCTCTTCATGGACCGCTATGATGTTACggtgcagcagcttcacatgGTCTCACTCTCATGTCTTCTGTTGGCTA GTAAATTTGAGGAAAGGGAAGATCGGGTTCCAAAGCTGGAGACCCTGAACAGCCTGGGCTGCATGAGTTCCATGAACCTGGTCCTGACCAAACAGGGTTTACTACACATGGAGCTCCTCCTGCTGGAAACCTTCCAGTGGAACCTGTACCTCCCCACAGCCGCTCATTTCATAGAGTACTACCTGTCTATTGCCGTCCATGAGGGAGACCTCCATGATGGCTGGCCTATGACCTGCCTGGAGAAGACTAAATTATACATGGCCAAGTATGCTGATTATTTCCTGGAGGTTTCCTTGCAAG atcatgtgtttttgtgttttgcccCCTCACTGGTGGCTGCTGCGTGTGTGGCCGCCTCCCGCCTCATCCTCCACCTGTCCCCTACATGGCCACCCCGACTGCAGCGCCTCACAGGCTACACATGGGAGAACCTCATCCCATGTGCAGAGAAACTGctcat TGCACATGACAGTGATGTCAAAGAGGCCAACAAGCAGAAGTGCCAGCAGcccagccagcagcagcagcaacagcaacagcagcagatggtgTACCACAGTTCAGGCCAGACAGCCACTGTGGCCCAGTACCTGCACCGGCCCAGCGTGCAGTATCCCCAGCAGGCTAACCACAGACCTGCCTCCTACCTCAGCCACTCCACCACCAACCTGCAGGCGCCGAATGGTCCCCAGCACGGCAACACCCAGGCCATCGCTGCCTCACTGGATCCAAAGTCTAACATCACTAACAGGGCTTACCAAGTCAGCATGCACTACAGCTGCCCTGCTCCGTGCTTTGACAGATGA
- the LOC121189611 gene encoding uncharacterized protein LOC121189611, with translation MDSMDFSAATSTGGNKQRFSKKRRNRRKRLHLRKTGVQPPTMQSEDKRGPKKIAEEWEQSNVWPSSKKTSQEAQQSQRRTNDSGNTLRFTCSQCRDNLEYVPKDLVRHFEEKHRGSPPVFSCHSCTFSTHEFSYLQVHLLSHKDTFSSCNICKDSVQRTWPEFSAHLTTYHCQNGKYSCGMCQRFSTGEVRVFLEHINVHNLGLEGANDELSLHTKDKNLFGPKTTTQMLRCQHCGYEASQKLLIAKHVKTVHVCQNVNQRKKRKEVHSIAVKPNDPIPKMKSRLTRSAVREMCWLTQDCLSLPGREFLEKYCHLSDPQTTLEETQQFLMKSVAGETGDQKWTKALKTVLSNVPQDMNLHPKSENGIMSNSSDLTVLTVKNKITVAQNGAAYAKRLKRMASSDKETVFPESAAEDAPCVIDQNGCQSDLSDHTPCPQTETKLHNDVLLSAQSEVSECTQMQENRENQELKTDQEIEEHGKKHQEPIHEDVINISSELKLTNESTEQACSHKALPKRKRRIRRHKRRAASKKVDKRSSGLPLKIVLKKNPVKEKQWVSQSSLSPSGVGPMYDYHGLPSPHTTMEKTAQVLQDAPITEVHQKKWTKVSQTDLCDPAEAITSVLPSNPGEGLIASCAAKPVGSQNIDGNEPAMLEGWPSTHQEMRDDAENQFSETEVDKRSSVAKSGQSNSRAVAEIEVEMRPKNVLLQTSGSGTDCYVPNDKKSSAADRVTPHSSYTKSSPVSQPAITPQDKVNLEDGSLALSSEQSYQNVVGLRDREVPADSCPDLLSSTHFPVGKAIQQEPSPASGHRWQPVPKNQERTLKLVAINPSQLIKRPAGDQPVVVLNHPDADIPEVARIMEVVNRYRGEVQKVMLSRRTLNALSAMYSEVPETNDPSDMQPDSAGLGKNSVQERFILKLKLRRLSRKKYEVVGAASPSRDVATKFRCWFCGRVFANQEAWMVHRQRHLMEWKRPNCENS, from the exons ATGGATTCGATGGATTTTTCTGCAGCTACCTCCACAGGAGGTAATAAACAGCGTTTCAGCAAGAAGAGAAGGAACCGGCGCAAACGGCTCCACCTCAGGAAGACTGGCGTTCAGCCCCCAACTATGCAAAGTGAAGATAAGCGTGGACCAAAGAAGATAGCAGAAGAGTGGGAGCAAAGCAACGTGTGGCCTTCATCAAAGAAGACCTCCCAGGAAGCACAACAGAGTCAGCGCAGGACAAATGACAGTGGAAATACACTTAGGTTCACGTGCTCTCAGTGCAGGGACAACTTGGAATATGTTCCCAAAGACTTAGTGAGACActttgaggaaaaacacagagggagcCCACCAGTTTTTTCCTGTCATTCGTGTACTTTTAGTACACACGAGTTCTCCTACCTACAGGTTCATCTGTTAAGCCACAAGGACACTTTTTCTAGCTGCAACATTTGTAAAGACAGTGTTCAACGCACATGGCCTGAATTCAGTGCACACCTGACTACATATCACTGCCAAAATGGCAAGTACTCATGTGGAATGTGTCAGAGATTCTCCACAGGTGAGGTTAGAGTGTTTTTAGAACATATAAATGTACATAATTTGGGCCTGGAAGGAGCTAATGATGAGCTATCGCTGCACACAAAGGACAAGAATCTGTTTGGGCCTAAAACAACCACTCAGATGTTACGTTGTCAGCACTGTGGCTATGAAGCATCTCAGAAATTGTTGATTGCTAAACATGTTAAAACTGTTCATGTTTGCCAGAACGTTAACCAGAGGAAGAAGCGGAAGGAGGTTCATTCCATAGCAGTGAAACCAAATGACCCAATCCCAAAAATGAAGTCTAGATTAACAAGAAGTGCAGTTAGGGAAATGTGCTGGCTGACACaggactgtctgtctctgccaggGAGAGAATTCCTGGAAAAATACTGCCATCTGTCAGATCCACAAACAACACTAGAGGAGACTCAACAGTTTTTGATGAAATCTGTCGCCGGGGAAACTGGCGACCAGAAATGGACCAAGGCTCTTAAAACCGTTTTGTCAAACGTCCCTCAAGATATGAATCTTCACCCAAAGTCAGAGAATGGCATCATGTCGAACTCGTCGGATCTTACTGTCCTCACAGTCAAGAACAAGATAACTGTAGCTCAGAACGGTGCAGCGTATGCCAAAAGGTTGAAAAGGATGGCGTCATCAGATAAAGAAACCGTTTTCCCTGAAAGTGCTGCTGAGGATGCTCCATGTGTAATTGACCAGAATGGGTGTCAGTCAGATCTGAGCGATCATACACCTTGTCCGCAGACTGAAACCAAACTCCATAATGACGTCTTACTGTCAGCCCAGAGTGAAGTATCGGAGTGTACTCAAatgcaggaaaacagagagaatcaGGAATTAAAGACTGATCAGGAAATCGAGGAACATGGTAAAAAACACCAGGAGCCTATTCATGAGGATGTGATTAATATCTCCAGTGAGCTGAAGTTGACAAATGAGAGCACAGAGCAGGCATGCAGTCATAAAGCCCTACCAAAACGTAAGAGACGAATTCGTAGACACAAACGCAGGGCAGCATCTAAAAAAGTGGATAAAAGATCATCAGGACTGCCCTTAAAGATAGTTTTGAAGAAGAATCCCGTGAAGGAGAAGCAGTGGGTGTCACAGAGCTCTTTGTCTCCATCAGGAGTTGGGCCCATGTATGACTATCATGGGCTGCCAAGTCCTCATACGACAATGGAGAAGACAGCGCAGGTTCTTCAAGATGCACCGATAACAGAGGTTCACCAGAAGAAATGGACCAAAGTTTCCCAGACTGATTTATGTGATCCTGCTGAAGCCATCACTTCAGTTCTACCATCCAATCCAGGAGAAGGACTCATCGCCAGCTGTGCTGCAAAGCCAGTGGGGTCTCAAAATATTGACGGAAATGAGCCTGCCATGCTCGAAGGCTGGCCGTCAACCCATCAAGAAATGCGAGATgatgcagaaaatcagttctcGGAGACAGAAGTTGACAAGAGAAGTTCAGTTGCTAAGTCAGGACAGTCAAATTCGAGAGCTGTAGCAGAGATTGAAGTAGAGATGCGCCCCAAGAATGtactgctccaaacatcaggcAGTGGTACGGACTGCTATGTACCCAACGATAAGAAGAGTTCAGCAGCTGACAGAGTGACTCCTCATAGCAGTTACACCAAGTCTTCCCCTGTTTCCCAACCTGCTATTACACCACAGG ATAAAGTAAACCTGGAAGATGGCAGCCTTGCTCTTTCTTCAGAGCAGAGTTACCAGAATGTTGTGGgattgagagacagagaagtgcCTGCAGACTCCTGCCCTGATCTCCTGAGTAGCACCCATTTTCCTGTGGGTAAAGCCATCCAACAGGAGCCCTCACCAGCCTCTGGGCATCGGTGGCAACCGGTCCCAAAAAACCAGGAGAGGACCCTGAAGTTAGTAGCCATAAATCCATCTCAGTTGATAAAGCGTCCGGCGGGAGACCAGCCTGTTGTGGTGCTAAATCATCCAGATGCTGACATCCCCGAGGTTGCCAGGATCATGGAGGTCGTCAACAGGTACAGAGGAGAGGTGCAGAAGGTCATGCTGTCCCGCAGGACTCTGAATGCTCTCTCAGCCATGTACAGTGAGGTCCCTGAAACAAATGACCCATCAGATATGCAACCTGACTCTGCAGGGCTTGGAAAAAACTCTGTACAGGAGAGgtttattttgaagttgaaaCTTCGCAGGTTGAGCAGGAAAAAGTACGAAGTAGTGGGTGCGGCGTCCCCCAGCAGGGATGTGGCGACAAAGTTTCGCTGCTGGTTTTGCGGCAGGGTCTTTGCAAATCAGGAAGCGTGGATGGTCCATCGGCAGCGACATCTGATGGAATGGAAAAGGCCAAACTGTGAAAACTCTTAA
- the blnk gene encoding B-cell linker protein isoform X2, producing the protein MNLPSREECEGWDQSQLALFMCKNKMQECATVVKKLRINGQRFLNLSDSEMGKLSIVHKPQLQKIVQDIKKNDGSLLNKLKRLKSKPLPKVPARDYRDDDRESDEQLSEPDYDNDTYEDPHEDPDNSYEPPPSHRVFTTTPSASFPKGEYLDSCRNRPNRPPRKPLRPGKASKQLPPEPTHRGTDEEDYINPDGNEDDNYIEPSENPPADPVVHGGRRAGRDLPMLPKPIPERPPSPDFYEVPDKEENSSSPAASRLSTTLSQSLPPKPSPRVNIRRSPPPVQEPTGDDEYEVCDPDDSSHDKPPPPLLPKPLPRESPKPALRPRPDLKPREFESQTLPVMQNDHKFLPKAFTMDLKRPKIPLPQFSSLKPADRTSVSADNGTTDEDKDADVYKKPWYASTCDRKTADEVLLRSNKDGAFMVRKSSGHDAKQPYTLVVFYKGRVYNIPIRLIANTRQYALGREKKGEEYFSSVSHIIENHQRNPLVLIDSQSNTKDATKLCFPVKP; encoded by the exons ATGAACCTGCCGTCCAGAGAGGAGTGCGAGGGGTGGGACCAGTCGCAACTGGCTCTCTTCATGTGCAAG AACAAGATGCAAGAATGTGCCACCGTTGTAAAAAAGCTGAGAATTAATGGGCAACGATTCCTG AACCTGTCTGACAGTGAAATGGGCAAGTTAAGCATCGTCCACAAGCC GCAGCTTCAAAAGATCGTTCAAGACATCAAGAAAAACGATGGCAGCTtactgaacaaactgaaaag ACTGAAAAGCAAACCGCTTCCAAAGGTACCTGCTCGAGATTACAGAG ATGATGACAGGGAAAGTGATGAACAACTGTCTGAACCAGATTAT GATAATGACACATACGAGGATCCACATGAAGACCCAGACAACAGCTACGAGCCTCCACCCAGCCACAGAGTCTTCACCACAACTCCTTCTGCTTCCTTTCCGAAGGGGGAGTACCTTG ACAGCTGCCGTAACCGGCCCAACCGGCCACCCAGGAAGCCCCTCCGCCCAGGCAAAGCCTCCAAACAACTGCCCCCTGAACCCACCCACAGGGGAACAGACGAA gAAGACTACATCAACCCAGATGGCAATGAGGATGACAACTACATAGAACCCTCAGAGAATCCACCTGCCG ATCCTGTGGTTCATGGTGGGCGCAGAGCAGGGAGAGACCTTCCTATGTTGCCTAAACCCATACCAGAGCGTCCACCCAGTCCTG atttttatgaaGTTCCTGACAAAGAG GAGAACTCATCATCTCCGGCAGCAAGCAG ACTCTCCACAACACTGTCACAATCTTTACCACCAAAACCCAGCCCCAG agTGAACATAAGGAGATCTCCCCCTCCT GTCCAGGAGCCCACAGGTGATGATGAATATGAAGTTTGTGATCCAGATGATA GTTCCCATGAtaaacctcctcctccacttctaCCCAAACCTTTGCCCAGAGA GTCACCAAAACCAGCTTTAAGGCCG AGGCCAGATTTGAAACCAAGGGAATTTGAAA GCCAAACTCTGCCTGTGATGCAAAACGACCACAAATTTCTCCCAAAAGCTTTTACAATGGACTTGAAACGACCAAA GATTCCTCTTCCACAGTTTTCTTCCCTCA AACCAGCAGACAGAACAAGTGTTTCTGCTGATAATGGGACAACAGATGAAGATAAG GATGCAGATGTCTATAAGAAACCCTGGTATGCCAGCACATGTGACCGCAAGACTGCTGACGAAGTCTTGCTTCGCTCAAATAAA GACGGTGCGTTTATGGTGAGGAAGAGCTCCGGTCACGACGCAAAGCAGCCCTACACATTAGTGGTGTTTTACAAGGGCAGAGTGTACAACATACCAATCCGCCTCATAGCAAACACTCGGCAGTACGCGCTGGGacgagagaagaaaggagaggag tatttcagcagcgtCTCCCACATCATCGAGAACCACCAGAGGAATCCTCTGGTGCTGATTGACAGCCAGAGTAACACCAAGGACGCCACCAAGCTGTGTTTCCCTGTGAAGCCTTAG
- the blnk gene encoding B-cell linker protein isoform X1, whose translation MNLPSREECEGWDQSQLALFMCKNKMQECATVVKKLRINGQRFLNLSDSEMGKLSIVHKPQLQKIVQDIKKNDGSLLNKLKRLKSKPLPKVPARDYRDDDRESDEQLSEPDYDNDTYEDPHEDPDNSYEPPPSHRVFTTTPSASFPKGEYLDSCRNRPNRPPRKPLRPGKASKQLPPEPTHRGTDEEDYINPDGNEDDNYIEPSENPPADPVVHGGRRAGRDLPMLPKPIPERPPSPDFYEVPDKEENSSSPAASRLSTTLSQSLPPKPSPRVNIRRSPPPVQEPTGDDEYEVCDPDDSSHDKPPPPLLPKPLPRDRSPKPALRPRPDLKPREFESQTLPVMQNDHKFLPKAFTMDLKRPKIPLPQFSSLKPADRTSVSADNGTTDEDKDADVYKKPWYASTCDRKTADEVLLRSNKDGAFMVRKSSGHDAKQPYTLVVFYKGRVYNIPIRLIANTRQYALGREKKGEEYFSSVSHIIENHQRNPLVLIDSQSNTKDATKLCFPVKP comes from the exons ATGAACCTGCCGTCCAGAGAGGAGTGCGAGGGGTGGGACCAGTCGCAACTGGCTCTCTTCATGTGCAAG AACAAGATGCAAGAATGTGCCACCGTTGTAAAAAAGCTGAGAATTAATGGGCAACGATTCCTG AACCTGTCTGACAGTGAAATGGGCAAGTTAAGCATCGTCCACAAGCC GCAGCTTCAAAAGATCGTTCAAGACATCAAGAAAAACGATGGCAGCTtactgaacaaactgaaaag ACTGAAAAGCAAACCGCTTCCAAAGGTACCTGCTCGAGATTACAGAG ATGATGACAGGGAAAGTGATGAACAACTGTCTGAACCAGATTAT GATAATGACACATACGAGGATCCACATGAAGACCCAGACAACAGCTACGAGCCTCCACCCAGCCACAGAGTCTTCACCACAACTCCTTCTGCTTCCTTTCCGAAGGGGGAGTACCTTG ACAGCTGCCGTAACCGGCCCAACCGGCCACCCAGGAAGCCCCTCCGCCCAGGCAAAGCCTCCAAACAACTGCCCCCTGAACCCACCCACAGGGGAACAGACGAA gAAGACTACATCAACCCAGATGGCAATGAGGATGACAACTACATAGAACCCTCAGAGAATCCACCTGCCG ATCCTGTGGTTCATGGTGGGCGCAGAGCAGGGAGAGACCTTCCTATGTTGCCTAAACCCATACCAGAGCGTCCACCCAGTCCTG atttttatgaaGTTCCTGACAAAGAG GAGAACTCATCATCTCCGGCAGCAAGCAG ACTCTCCACAACACTGTCACAATCTTTACCACCAAAACCCAGCCCCAG agTGAACATAAGGAGATCTCCCCCTCCT GTCCAGGAGCCCACAGGTGATGATGAATATGAAGTTTGTGATCCAGATGATA GTTCCCATGAtaaacctcctcctccacttctaCCCAAACCTTTGCCCAGAGA taGGTCACCAAAACCAGCTTTAAGGCCG AGGCCAGATTTGAAACCAAGGGAATTTGAAA GCCAAACTCTGCCTGTGATGCAAAACGACCACAAATTTCTCCCAAAAGCTTTTACAATGGACTTGAAACGACCAAA GATTCCTCTTCCACAGTTTTCTTCCCTCA AACCAGCAGACAGAACAAGTGTTTCTGCTGATAATGGGACAACAGATGAAGATAAG GATGCAGATGTCTATAAGAAACCCTGGTATGCCAGCACATGTGACCGCAAGACTGCTGACGAAGTCTTGCTTCGCTCAAATAAA GACGGTGCGTTTATGGTGAGGAAGAGCTCCGGTCACGACGCAAAGCAGCCCTACACATTAGTGGTGTTTTACAAGGGCAGAGTGTACAACATACCAATCCGCCTCATAGCAAACACTCGGCAGTACGCGCTGGGacgagagaagaaaggagaggag tatttcagcagcgtCTCCCACATCATCGAGAACCACCAGAGGAATCCTCTGGTGCTGATTGACAGCCAGAGTAACACCAAGGACGCCACCAAGCTGTGTTTCCCTGTGAAGCCTTAG
- the blnk gene encoding B-cell linker protein isoform X3, which yields MNMDTLGKLAAPATAKIRQLQKIVQDIKKNDGSLLNKLKRLKSKPLPKVPARDYRDDDRESDEQLSEPDYDNDTYEDPHEDPDNSYEPPPSHRVFTTTPSASFPKGEYLDSCRNRPNRPPRKPLRPGKASKQLPPEPTHRGTDEEDYINPDGNEDDNYIEPSENPPADPVVHGGRRAGRDLPMLPKPIPERPPSPDFYEVPDKEENSSSPAASRLSTTLSQSLPPKPSPRVNIRRSPPPVQEPTGDDEYEVCDPDDSSHDKPPPPLLPKPLPRDRSPKPALRPRPDLKPREFESQTLPVMQNDHKFLPKAFTMDLKRPKIPLPQFSSLKPADRTSVSADNGTTDEDKDADVYKKPWYASTCDRKTADEVLLRSNKDGAFMVRKSSGHDAKQPYTLVVFYKGRVYNIPIRLIANTRQYALGREKKGEEYFSSVSHIIENHQRNPLVLIDSQSNTKDATKLCFPVKP from the exons ATGAATATGGATACTCTGGGTAAACTCGCTGCTCCTGCCACGGCAAAGATTCG GCAGCTTCAAAAGATCGTTCAAGACATCAAGAAAAACGATGGCAGCTtactgaacaaactgaaaag ACTGAAAAGCAAACCGCTTCCAAAGGTACCTGCTCGAGATTACAGAG ATGATGACAGGGAAAGTGATGAACAACTGTCTGAACCAGATTAT GATAATGACACATACGAGGATCCACATGAAGACCCAGACAACAGCTACGAGCCTCCACCCAGCCACAGAGTCTTCACCACAACTCCTTCTGCTTCCTTTCCGAAGGGGGAGTACCTTG ACAGCTGCCGTAACCGGCCCAACCGGCCACCCAGGAAGCCCCTCCGCCCAGGCAAAGCCTCCAAACAACTGCCCCCTGAACCCACCCACAGGGGAACAGACGAA gAAGACTACATCAACCCAGATGGCAATGAGGATGACAACTACATAGAACCCTCAGAGAATCCACCTGCCG ATCCTGTGGTTCATGGTGGGCGCAGAGCAGGGAGAGACCTTCCTATGTTGCCTAAACCCATACCAGAGCGTCCACCCAGTCCTG atttttatgaaGTTCCTGACAAAGAG GAGAACTCATCATCTCCGGCAGCAAGCAG ACTCTCCACAACACTGTCACAATCTTTACCACCAAAACCCAGCCCCAG agTGAACATAAGGAGATCTCCCCCTCCT GTCCAGGAGCCCACAGGTGATGATGAATATGAAGTTTGTGATCCAGATGATA GTTCCCATGAtaaacctcctcctccacttctaCCCAAACCTTTGCCCAGAGA taGGTCACCAAAACCAGCTTTAAGGCCG AGGCCAGATTTGAAACCAAGGGAATTTGAAA GCCAAACTCTGCCTGTGATGCAAAACGACCACAAATTTCTCCCAAAAGCTTTTACAATGGACTTGAAACGACCAAA GATTCCTCTTCCACAGTTTTCTTCCCTCA AACCAGCAGACAGAACAAGTGTTTCTGCTGATAATGGGACAACAGATGAAGATAAG GATGCAGATGTCTATAAGAAACCCTGGTATGCCAGCACATGTGACCGCAAGACTGCTGACGAAGTCTTGCTTCGCTCAAATAAA GACGGTGCGTTTATGGTGAGGAAGAGCTCCGGTCACGACGCAAAGCAGCCCTACACATTAGTGGTGTTTTACAAGGGCAGAGTGTACAACATACCAATCCGCCTCATAGCAAACACTCGGCAGTACGCGCTGGGacgagagaagaaaggagaggag tatttcagcagcgtCTCCCACATCATCGAGAACCACCAGAGGAATCCTCTGGTGCTGATTGACAGCCAGAGTAACACCAAGGACGCCACCAAGCTGTGTTTCCCTGTGAAGCCTTAG